The genomic window GGCGCGCAGCCGCTCCAGCACCGCCTCCACTTCCTGGCTCCGGCCGAAGAAGCACGCCCGGTGCTCCGCCTCGAAGGGCCGCAGGCCCCGGTACGGGTTGCCCTCGGGCAGCTCCCCGCCCGGCGGGCTCTCCAGCTCCCGCTGCAGCCCCGCGAGCGCCGTGCACAGCTCGTCCGCGGAGGCAAAGCGCCGCTCCGGCTCGGTCTGCAGGCACCGGTCCACCAGCGCCGCGAACCGCGGGTCCACGTCCTTGGCCCGCTCCAGGAGCGGCGGCGCGACGGCCGAGGCCCACGCCTCGAAGGGCAGCTGCTCATCGAGCCACTGCCGGGGGGCCATGCCCGCGCACAGCTCGTAGAGCACCGCGCCCAGCGAGTACAAGTCGCTGCGCCGCGTGGAGGGCTCGCCGCGCAGGGCCTCGGGGGCCATGTAGAGCGGGGTGCCCATCAGGTCCTCCGCGTCGCTCAGCTCGCGCAGCGCGGGCGCCACGGGCCCCGCGCGCCCGGGCGCCTCCAGGGGCGCCATGCGCGGGCCCTCCAGGAGCTTGGCGAGCCCGAAGTCCAGCAGCTTCACCTCCCCTTCCTCGGTGAGCATGGCGTTGGCGGGCTTGATGTCGCGGTGGAGCACGCCCTGCCGGTGCGCGGCGGCCAGCCCCCGCGCCAGGCCCAGGGCGATGCTCAGCACGCGCTCGGGGGCGAGCGGCCGGCTCAGCTCCCCGAGCGTCTGGCCGCGGATGAACTCGGTGACGAGGTAGGGCCTGCCCTCAACCTCGCCCACGCGGTGCACGGTGACGACGTTGGGGTGGGACAGCCGGGCGATGGCGCGCGCCTCGGCGTGGAAGCGCTTGCGCGCGGCCTCGTCCGGGCGCACCGAGGCGATGAGCTTGAGCGCCACGGTGCGCTCCAGCAGCGTGTCCTCGGCGAGGTACACCTGGCCCATGCCGCCCCGGCCGAGCAGCCGCAACAGGCGGTACTCGCCCATCGTCTCCGGGGGGCTCCACCCCGGTTTTGGCAGGGGCCTGGGCATGCTCCTCTAGGCCTTGGGGGGCGCGGTGCGCACGGCGCCCGGGCTCAGGGCTTCCTCCGCTCGAGGCCAAAGGCGGCGATGAGGTTGTAGATGTGCGAGCGCGACAGCTCCAGCTTGCCCGCCGCCTCGGTGATGTTCCACGCCGTGTCCTCCAGCGTCTCGAGGAGCAGCTGCGCCTGGAAGCGCTGCGTGGCCTCCTGGAAGGTGAGCGGCCCGGGCTCCTGCGCCGCGGCGCCCCGGGCCTCGGGGAACAGGTGCCGGCGCTCGATGCGCGGGACTCCCTCCCCCGCCGCGCGGATGACGGCCGCCTGCACCTTGTGCCCCAGCTCGCGCACGTTGCCGGGCCACTCCGCGGCCTCCACCGCCCGGAGCGCCCCGGGCGACAGCCGCAGCCTGGGCAGGTGGTGCTGCTCGCACGCCAGGGCGCAGAAGTGCTCGGCCAAGTCCGGCAAGTCCTCGGGCCGCTCGGCCAGCGCGGGCAGCCGGATGGGCAGCACCTCCAGCCGGTACAGCAGGTCCTCGCGGAAGGTTTTCCGGGCCACCGCGGCGCGCAGGTCCACGTTGGTGGCGGCCAGAATCCGCACGTCGGCGCGCTGGGGCCGGGTGCCGCCCAGCGGGTAGTACTCCCGGGACTGGAGCAGCTGCAGCAGCTTGGCCTGGGAGGTGAGCGGCAAGTCCCCCACTTCATCCAAGAAGAGCGTGCCCCCTTCCGCGGCGGCCACCTTGCCCTCCACCCTGCGCGAGGCGGTGGAGTGCGCGCCGGGCAGCACGCCGAACAGCTCGCTCTCCACGAGCGTCTCGGGCAGCGCCGCGCAGTTGAGCTCCAGGAAGGGGCGCGCGGCGCGCGGGCTGTTGTCGTGGATGACGCGCGCCAGCTGCGTCTTGCCCGTGCCCGAGGGGCCCGTGAGCAGCACGTTCACGTCCAGCGGCGCCACGAGCGACACCTGCTCCAGCACCCGGGCGAGCGTGGGGCTGCGGCCGATGACGCCCTCGGCGCGCAGCCGCCCGCGGAAGGGCTGCGTGGCATCGGCCGCCTCGCGCTGGCGGTGCAGGGTGAGCAGCCGCTCGGCGAAGGTGGCCAGGTAGCGGGCGAAGATTTCCAGCCGCTTGCGGTCCTCCTCGGAGAAGGGGCCGGGCTGGTGCCGGTCCTGGAGGTACACCACGCCCAGGGTGGGGCTCGCCCCGATGGGGGCGCACAGCACCGCCTCGCTGCGGTTGCGCCGCACGCTGTGGCGCGAGCCGAAGCGCGGGTCCCTCAGGGCCGACTCGGTGACGATGGTCTGCCCGGTGGCGAGCGCCTCGGCGATGACGCCGCGGGAGAACGTGGCGCGGATCTCCTCCACCTCCTCGTCATAACAGCCGTGCGCCATCCAGAAGCGCGGGGGCCCCTCGTGCTGCTGGTCCTCCAGCAGCTCGATGTAGCCACGCTTCGCACCGGACATGCTCGCGCTGAGCGCGAGGGCTTCTTCGAGGAAAGGTTCGAGGGAGTCCCGGGCCCCCAGCTCGAGGAGGTTCCGGTAGAAGTCCCGTTCCTGTTGAAGCCTGTCGCGCTCGCCGTCCTGCGTCACGTCATGGGGGGCGGTGGGCACACGCCAGAGTGTAAGCCAAGCATCCAGGATGGGTGAAGGTGGCCGGAGCGGCGGCGTGTCGAGCCGGCTGGACGCTCGCGCGGGGGGCTGTCCACCCGGGTGGACACGGGCGTGCGCCAAGTGCGCAAGAAGGCTTGAGGCCCCCGGGGGCACAGCGCTTGCTCTGGGCTGGGCACGATGCGAAGCCGCGGTGGGGATCCGGAGACGAAGACGCGCAGGCCCCGCAGGGTGCTGCCCTGGATGGGGCTGTGCCTGCTCGCTGGCTGTGGGTGGGCGGACTCGCCGCCGGGGCCGGACGCCTTCGCCGCCGCGCCCGGGGTGCACGCGCCGAGGCGCCTGCCGCTGCGCTCCACCCGCCGCGCCTCGCCGATGCAGGCGCTGGGGCTGGGGGGCGTGGCCGCCATGGCCGCCTGTGGCTTCCACGCGATGGCGCTCCGGGGCGCGCGCTGCGGCGGAGGGCGGGGGACGCGCCCGGAGGAGGCCTCC from Stigmatella erecta includes these protein-coding regions:
- a CDS encoding sigma-54-dependent Fis family transcriptional regulator, which produces MPTAPHDVTQDGERDRLQQERDFYRNLLELGARDSLEPFLEEALALSASMSGAKRGYIELLEDQQHEGPPRFWMAHGCYDEEVEEIRATFSRGVIAEALATGQTIVTESALRDPRFGSRHSVRRNRSEAVLCAPIGASPTLGVVYLQDRHQPGPFSEEDRKRLEIFARYLATFAERLLTLHRQREAADATQPFRGRLRAEGVIGRSPTLARVLEQVSLVAPLDVNVLLTGPSGTGKTQLARVIHDNSPRAARPFLELNCAALPETLVESELFGVLPGAHSTASRRVEGKVAAAEGGTLFLDEVGDLPLTSQAKLLQLLQSREYYPLGGTRPQRADVRILAATNVDLRAAVARKTFREDLLYRLEVLPIRLPALAERPEDLPDLAEHFCALACEQHHLPRLRLSPGALRAVEAAEWPGNVRELGHKVQAAVIRAAGEGVPRIERRHLFPEARGAAAQEPGPLTFQEATQRFQAQLLLETLEDTAWNITEAAGKLELSRSHIYNLIAAFGLERRKP